Proteins encoded by one window of Rutidosis leptorrhynchoides isolate AG116_Rl617_1_P2 chromosome 7, CSIRO_AGI_Rlap_v1, whole genome shotgun sequence:
- the LOC139860529 gene encoding uncharacterized protein — translation MSQHPENNELGSGNLYNFGLPNTPGSSSNSPQNVRGKEVAKEPQHKKLWTPSEEIWLASCWIDCSEDGVHGNSQRGPAFWTRIHNKFNDNDQGFLRNNDQLSGKWHHLDKVCKDFTALYNEEERNPRRSGRNEDDVYNLTVQEWQERASKPWGYKDVWEFLKRKPKWYSPPAIGGTGVRRRRGSQLQLEDEDDDVVGENQTVNLEEDRLTNLHELFGPDEIQRPMGRERSKNAAKKIWFI, via the exons ATGTCTCAACATCCTGAAAATAATGAGCTCGGTTCCGGTAATTTATACAACTTCGGGTTACCTAATACTCCTGGTTCGAGCTCAAATTCCCCACAAAATGTTCGAG GCAAAGAAGTTGCGAAAGAACCGCAACATAAAAAATTGTGGACTCCAAGCGAAGAAATTTGGTTGGCGTCATGTTGGATTGATTGCTCGGAAGATGGTGTTCATGGTAACTCACAAAGAGGCCCGGCATTTTGGACTAGAATTCATAATAAGTTTAACGATAACGATCAAGGTTTTTTACGAAATAACGATCAGTTAAGTGGAAAATGGCATCATTTGGATAAGGTGTGCAAAGATTTTACTGCCTTATACAATGAAGAAGAACGTAACCCAAGGCGTAGTGGTCGAAACGAAGATGACGTGTATAATTTAACCGTGCAAGAATGGCAAGAACGAGCATCAAAGCCATGGGGTTACAAGGATGTTTGGGAATTCTTGAAGAGGAAGCCGAAGTGGTATTCACCACCTGCAATTGGTGGAACTGGTGTGCGTAGAAGAAGAGGTTCACAACTTCAACTCGAAGATGAAGACGATGATGTGGTTGGCGAAAACCAGACAGTCAATCTCGAGGAAGATAGGTTAACCAACCTTCATGAGCTATTTGGACCCGATGAAATTCAACGGCCAATGGGAAGAGAACGATCAAAGAATGCTGCTAAAAAAATTTGGTTCATCTAA